From a single Bacillus sp. NEB1478 genomic region:
- a CDS encoding DNA-directed RNA polymerase subunit beta, whose protein sequence is MMPNEIQDMNKNENKPKTQRYQEREKSSRDEKKKLVNSGRKRSFPIWLRLLLLVCGIIVCFVVGTMVGYGVLGDGKPMNVFEKETWTHIVDLVEKDM, encoded by the coding sequence ATGATGCCGAACGAAATTCAAGATATGAATAAAAATGAAAATAAACCGAAAACACAGCGTTATCAAGAGCGCGAGAAATCTTCGCGTGACGAGAAAAAGAAGCTGGTCAACAGTGGAAGAAAAAGAAGCTTCCCGATTTGGCTGCGGTTACTGCTATTGGTATGCGGGATTATCGTATGTTTTGTTGTGGGCACAATGGTAGGGTATGGCGTTCTAGGCGACGGCAAACCAATGAATGTGTTTGAAAAAGAAACATGGACGCATATCGTCGACCTTGTAGAAAAAGACATGTAA
- the fabZ gene encoding 3-hydroxyacyl-ACP dehydratase FabZ yields MLTIEEIKEIIPHRYPFLLIDRILEVDEGQRAVGIKNVTANEEFFNGHFPEYPVMPGVLIVEALAQVGAVAMLKKEENRGRLAFFAGIDNCRFKKQVVPGDQLRLEVEMTRVRGSIGKGKGIATVDGQVACEVEITFALGK; encoded by the coding sequence ATGTTAACGATTGAAGAAATTAAAGAAATTATCCCTCACCGCTACCCATTTTTGCTGATTGACCGCATCTTAGAAGTAGATGAGGGACAGCGTGCAGTCGGAATTAAAAATGTAACAGCTAATGAAGAGTTCTTTAACGGACACTTCCCGGAATATCCGGTCATGCCTGGTGTGCTCATCGTTGAAGCTTTGGCACAAGTAGGTGCAGTGGCTATGCTGAAAAAAGAAGAGAACCGCGGACGCCTAGCATTCTTTGCAGGCATCGACAACTGCCGTTTTAAAAAGCAGGTCGTTCCTGGAGATCAGCTTCGATTGGAAGTAGAAATGACGCGAGTACGCGGATCAATAGGAAAAGGTAAAGGCATCGCAACCGTTGACGGTCAAGTCGCATGCGAAGTGGAAATCACGTTCGCGTTAGGTAAGTAG
- a CDS encoding class I SAM-dependent methyltransferase, translated as MLETAVNRPVTLGQTEMTPSFRMDLRQYNQKEYNKFVKVNTVNDWSQVSWKNIGKPYEVTSFSKEKTEWEKEHGEMLPVHTSWTMFNQSFHEWFIKDVPAEMDAKKSAFFHSLKSFKPSEVKAALGDYARIHLWNYAHRIQDGIWDPRGKRALFEGLDVQRPRILFLGAAEGYEAMQLSAMYPGGEVVLVDYDPFCRDERFGEFPDSYPFLGKNPSTGGDKVYYKDDFNISYVVDDIRNLPFGQEFDIVLSVGLLEHFPDSMKAEVVEWHRKFLKPGGYIVMTTPRAQLRSKLYYEIMADVMNHTYRELMTLEQMGLYLYENGLDIMKHGYIKVHNGIVAKAK; from the coding sequence CTTCTTTTCGTATGGATTTGCGTCAATATAATCAGAAAGAGTACAACAAATTTGTAAAAGTAAATACGGTGAATGATTGGTCTCAAGTTTCTTGGAAAAATATCGGCAAGCCTTACGAGGTTACTAGTTTTTCAAAAGAAAAAACGGAGTGGGAAAAGGAGCATGGCGAGATGCTGCCAGTTCATACTTCATGGACGATGTTTAATCAATCGTTTCATGAGTGGTTCATAAAGGATGTCCCCGCTGAAATGGATGCTAAGAAGAGCGCTTTTTTTCATAGTTTAAAAAGCTTTAAACCTTCAGAGGTAAAGGCTGCGCTTGGTGATTATGCGAGGATCCATCTTTGGAATTATGCTCATCGCATTCAAGATGGCATTTGGGATCCTCGAGGAAAACGAGCATTGTTTGAGGGATTGGACGTTCAAAGGCCCCGTATTCTTTTTCTTGGTGCTGCTGAAGGATATGAAGCAATGCAGTTATCAGCAATGTATCCTGGAGGAGAAGTGGTTTTAGTTGATTATGATCCGTTTTGCAGGGATGAGCGCTTTGGTGAGTTTCCTGATTCCTATCCGTTTTTAGGAAAAAATCCAAGCACAGGCGGCGACAAAGTTTATTATAAAGATGATTTTAATATTTCATATGTTGTGGATGATATTCGCAACCTTCCATTTGGCCAAGAATTTGATATTGTTCTGAGTGTCGGCTTGCTCGAACATTTCCCTGACTCGATGAAAGCGGAAGTCGTAGAATGGCACCGGAAGTTTTTAAAACCGGGCGGCTATATCGTGATGACGACACCGCGCGCACAGCTGCGGTCGAAGCTGTACTATGAGATCATGGCTGACGTGATGAACCATACGTACCGCGAGCTGATGACACTTGAACAGATGGGTCTTTATTTATACGAGAACGGATTGGATATTATGAAGCACGGATATATAAAAGTTCATAACGGAATCGTGGCAAAAGCGAAATAA
- a CDS encoding flagellar hook-basal body protein encodes MNQSMISAAVTMGQLQQKLDTISNNMANSNTNGYKRRDVQFSDLLVQQIESKQLNEAEEGRTTPNGIRLGTGARASSTSVSLDAGTLQQTGRTLDIALNQPGMFFQIQTAEGTQYTRNGAFYLSPSANSPDSMELVTSEGNRVMGVNGPITIPADHQKISIGQNGQVSVTLNNGTVVESGQLSLVNIVRPQLMLAVGQNFQAPQGIPLNQMLQQVNAGSGNFVQQGVLESSNVDISKEMTDMIQTQRSYQFNARSLTMADQMMGLVNGLR; translated from the coding sequence ATGAATCAATCTATGATTTCAGCAGCGGTGACAATGGGGCAGCTTCAGCAAAAGCTCGATACCATTTCAAATAATATGGCGAACAGCAACACAAACGGCTATAAACGACGCGATGTTCAATTTTCCGATCTGCTCGTTCAGCAGATTGAAAGTAAGCAGCTGAATGAGGCTGAAGAAGGACGTACGACTCCTAATGGAATAAGACTAGGAACGGGTGCACGCGCTTCTTCTACTTCTGTAAGTCTAGATGCTGGTACACTTCAGCAAACTGGACGTACACTGGATATCGCGCTGAATCAGCCGGGAATGTTTTTTCAAATTCAGACTGCAGAAGGTACACAATACACGAGAAATGGTGCGTTTTACTTATCACCTTCTGCAAATAGTCCTGACTCTATGGAACTCGTAACATCTGAAGGCAATCGGGTAATGGGTGTAAATGGCCCGATTACGATTCCAGCTGACCACCAGAAAATTTCCATTGGACAAAATGGTCAAGTTTCGGTAACGTTAAATAATGGAACAGTTGTTGAATCAGGGCAGCTTTCACTCGTAAATATTGTTCGGCCGCAGCTCATGCTTGCAGTTGGGCAAAATTTTCAAGCTCCGCAAGGTATCCCGTTGAATCAGATGCTTCAGCAAGTAAATGCCGGATCAGGAAACTTTGTGCAGCAAGGAGTTCTGGAGTCATCTAACGTGGATATTTCTAAAGAAATGACTGACATGATTCAAACACAACGTTCTTATCAATTTAATGCGCGTTCTCTTACAATGGCTGACCAGATGATGGGGTTAGTTAACGGGCTTCGCTAA
- a CDS encoding flagellar hook-basal body protein: MLRGFYNAASGMLAQQRKQEILTNNMANANTPGYKADTASLRTFPTMLLQHMGNTKMNGKSIPNNYSLGQVGLGTGVYVQETTPNFLQGDLSETGIKTDLALLQSQVPLDPETNTPGGLFFRINVNGEERFTRNGHFSVDASGDLVTAEGYYVLGKDGNRINVTNENFSVNKDGTVLDNGRVAGQIDVALVANPNNLVKEGNGLFKLNSGTAESAIGNPGAAFQLQQGFVERSNVNVESTMTDMLTAYRAFEANQKVLQAYDRSMEKAVNEVGRIG; this comes from the coding sequence ATGTTAAGAGGTTTTTACAACGCTGCATCCGGAATGCTGGCACAGCAGCGCAAACAAGAGATATTAACAAACAATATGGCAAATGCCAATACACCTGGATATAAAGCGGACACTGCGAGTCTGCGCACTTTTCCTACAATGCTGCTGCAGCATATGGGAAATACAAAAATGAACGGCAAGTCCATTCCGAACAACTACTCACTAGGGCAAGTCGGGCTTGGAACAGGAGTCTATGTTCAAGAAACGACTCCGAACTTCCTGCAAGGCGATCTTAGTGAAACAGGGATCAAAACGGATCTCGCGCTTTTACAAAGCCAAGTACCATTAGATCCTGAAACGAACACACCAGGCGGATTGTTTTTTCGAATAAATGTTAATGGTGAAGAGCGCTTTACCCGTAACGGACATTTTTCCGTTGATGCATCAGGCGATTTAGTGACAGCTGAAGGCTACTATGTTCTCGGAAAAGATGGAAACCGCATCAACGTAACGAATGAAAATTTTTCAGTGAATAAAGATGGTACAGTTCTCGATAACGGAAGGGTGGCAGGTCAGATCGATGTTGCCCTTGTAGCAAACCCTAATAATCTTGTAAAAGAAGGAAACGGACTTTTCAAGCTGAACAGCGGAACTGCAGAGAGCGCGATCGGTAACCCAGGAGCGGCTTTTCAGCTGCAGCAAGGATTTGTGGAGCGTTCTAATGTAAATGTAGAATCTACGATGACAGATATGCTGACGGCGTACCGTGCCTTTGAAGCAAATCAAAAAGTTCTGCAAGCTTATGATCGTTCGATGGAAAAAGCAGTAAACGAAGTCGGCCGAATAGGCTAG